A DNA window from Janibacter sp. A1S7 contains the following coding sequences:
- a CDS encoding OsmC family protein encodes MVADDTTRTDESTGGSGPGHRSVELTREALGRYEIRNARGGAITVGDGSTDDFTPVELLLAALAGCSSVDVDHITSRRAEPEKFVVVAEGEKASTPADGNHMTDLEVTFRLAFPEGEGGDAARAAVPRSVAQSRDRLCTVSRTVQLGMPVAMTARDS; translated from the coding sequence GGTAGCGGCCCCGGGCACCGCAGCGTCGAGCTGACGCGTGAGGCCTTGGGGCGGTATGAGATCCGCAACGCCCGAGGCGGCGCGATCACCGTCGGTGACGGCAGCACGGATGACTTCACCCCGGTCGAGCTGCTCCTGGCAGCGCTCGCCGGGTGCAGCTCCGTCGATGTCGACCACATCACCTCCCGACGGGCGGAACCGGAGAAGTTCGTCGTCGTCGCCGAGGGGGAGAAGGCCTCGACGCCCGCGGACGGGAACCACATGACGGACCTCGAGGTCACCTTCCGACTGGCATTCCCCGAGGGCGAAGGGGGCGACGCGGCGCGGGCCGCCGTCCCCCGCTCGGTGGCGCAGTCCCGGGACCGCCTGTGCACCGTCTCTCGCACGGTGCAGCTGGGCATGCCCGTGGCGATGACCGCGCGGGACTCGTAG
- a CDS encoding ArsO family NAD(P)H-dependent flavin-containing monooxygenase: MRTHVDIVVIGGGQAGLACGYYLRRAGLDHLILDRQGSAGGAWQSTWPSLRLFSSSAHSSLPGRPMPPHPDTFPPVEHAVSYLSEYERRYDLPIERPVRVVDVHSLDDGLEVITDRGHVSARYVINATGTWTAPFVPQVEGASTFRGRQLHSAHYRGPHAFAGQHVAVVGGGNSGVQVTADLVDHAEQVSLVSARRLRFLPDDVDGRHLFDQATARLEEEDAEAAFVGNIVALPQVRVARAKGALRLRAMFDRMTAHGAIIGREHLDLDAVIWCTGFRPALRHLRSLGLRTSKGIPDVAGNRSVKDPRVCFVGYGDWTGPASATLIGVGRTAKALVAELDGELH, encoded by the coding sequence ATGCGCACCCACGTCGACATCGTGGTCATCGGTGGGGGACAGGCGGGACTGGCCTGCGGGTACTACCTGCGTCGAGCCGGTCTCGACCACCTGATCCTGGATCGCCAGGGCTCCGCAGGAGGGGCCTGGCAGTCCACCTGGCCCTCGCTTCGCCTGTTCTCCTCGTCGGCCCACTCCTCGTTGCCCGGACGGCCGATGCCGCCACACCCGGACACCTTCCCGCCGGTCGAGCACGCGGTCAGCTACTTGTCCGAGTACGAGCGTCGCTACGACCTGCCGATCGAGCGTCCTGTCCGGGTCGTGGACGTGCACTCGCTCGATGACGGCCTCGAGGTGATCACCGATCGGGGCCACGTGAGCGCCCGCTACGTCATCAACGCCACCGGGACGTGGACTGCCCCCTTCGTCCCGCAGGTGGAGGGCGCCTCGACCTTCCGGGGGCGACAGCTGCACAGCGCCCACTACCGGGGACCGCACGCCTTCGCCGGTCAGCACGTCGCGGTCGTCGGTGGCGGCAACTCCGGCGTGCAGGTCACCGCGGACCTGGTCGACCACGCCGAGCAGGTCTCGTTGGTCTCGGCCCGACGGTTGCGGTTCCTGCCCGACGACGTCGACGGACGACACCTGTTCGACCAGGCCACCGCCCGGCTCGAGGAGGAGGACGCAGAGGCGGCCTTCGTCGGCAACATCGTGGCACTGCCGCAGGTGCGGGTCGCCCGGGCGAAGGGGGCGCTGCGGCTGCGGGCGATGTTCGACCGGATGACTGCGCACGGTGCGATCATCGGTCGTGAGCACCTCGACCTGGACGCCGTCATCTGGTGCACCGGCTTCCGACCGGCGTTGCGGCACCTGCGATCGCTCGGGCTGCGGACGTCCAAGGGGATCCCGGACGTGGCGGGCAACCGCTCGGTCAAGGACCCGCGGGTGTGCTTCGTCGGCTACGGCGACTGGACTGGACCGGCCTCCGCCACGCTCATCGGTGTCGGGCGCACGGCCAAGGCGCTCGTGGCCGAGCTCGACGGTGAGCTTCACTGA
- a CDS encoding L-threonylcarbamoyladenylate synthase — MATFVEVHPDNPQPRSVGKVVERVREGALVAFPTDSGYALGGRLDDQQVKDRIRDIRRLDDRHHYTLLCADFAQLGQLVHIDNSVFRAIKAATPGPYTFILPATKEVPRRLLHAKKKTVGVRIPDNPLTRALLEGLGDPMLTSTLLLPGEERTPTFGWDVKEALDHQVDIVIDAGEVSTEPTTVVDLSGDGAEIARYGAGDPAPFE; from the coding sequence ATGGCAACCTTCGTCGAAGTCCACCCGGACAACCCGCAACCGCGCAGCGTCGGCAAGGTCGTCGAGCGTGTGCGCGAAGGCGCTCTCGTCGCGTTCCCCACCGACTCCGGCTACGCCCTCGGCGGTCGACTGGACGACCAGCAGGTCAAGGACCGCATCCGCGACATCCGTCGACTCGACGACCGGCACCACTACACCCTGCTGTGCGCCGACTTCGCCCAGCTCGGTCAGCTCGTGCACATCGACAACTCGGTCTTCCGGGCGATCAAGGCGGCCACCCCCGGTCCGTACACCTTCATCCTCCCGGCGACGAAGGAGGTGCCGCGCCGTCTGCTGCACGCCAAGAAGAAGACCGTCGGCGTGCGGATCCCGGACAACCCGCTGACCAGGGCGCTGCTCGAGGGACTCGGTGACCCGATGCTCACCTCGACCCTGCTGCTCCCGGGCGAGGAGCGCACCCCCACCTTCGGCTGGGACGTCAAGGAGGCGCTCGACCACCAGGTCGACATCGTCATCGACGCCGGTGAGGTGTCCACCGAGCCGACGACCGTGGTCGACCTCTCCGGGGACGGTGCCGAGATCGCCCGTTACGGCGCGGGCGATCCCGCCCCCTTCGAGTAG
- a CDS encoding glycine C-acetyltransferase, protein MYGFKDELAATLQEIRDDGLWKDERELTSPQQAHITTTKTQALNFCANNYLGLADHTDVLAAASGALQEWGFGMASVRFICGTQELHTRLEAVLSDFLGTEDTILYSSCFDANGGVFEVLFGPEDAIISDALNHASLIDGIRLSKAARYRYANADMDDLKTQLEAAKGARRTVIVTDGVFSMDGYLAPLEQICDLAEEYGAMVLVDDSHAVGFIGAGGGGTPEACGVADRVDLLTGTLGKALGGASGGYVCGPAEVVALLRQRSRPYLFSNALAPVVAAGSLKAIEIARTSTDARATLRRNTALFRELMADAGFDLLPGEHPIVPVMFPGEDGARQAGQIADAMLEHGVYVIAFSYPVVPQGAARIRVQLSAAHSEEDVRTCVAAFVTARTEVLGDA, encoded by the coding sequence ATGTACGGATTCAAGGACGAACTGGCCGCGACCCTGCAGGAGATCCGCGACGACGGACTGTGGAAGGACGAGCGTGAGCTGACCAGCCCGCAACAGGCGCACATCACGACGACCAAGACGCAGGCGCTGAACTTCTGCGCCAACAACTACCTTGGTCTGGCCGACCACACGGACGTCCTCGCCGCGGCTTCGGGAGCCCTGCAGGAGTGGGGGTTCGGTATGGCGAGCGTGCGTTTCATCTGCGGCACCCAGGAGCTGCACACCCGGCTGGAGGCCGTGCTGTCGGACTTCCTCGGCACCGAGGACACGATCCTCTACTCGAGCTGCTTCGACGCCAACGGCGGCGTCTTCGAGGTGCTCTTCGGCCCGGAGGACGCGATCATCTCCGATGCCCTCAACCACGCCTCGCTCATCGACGGGATCCGGCTGAGCAAGGCGGCCCGCTACCGGTATGCCAATGCCGACATGGACGACCTGAAAACCCAACTCGAGGCGGCGAAGGGGGCGCGCCGCACCGTCATCGTCACCGACGGCGTCTTCTCCATGGACGGCTACCTCGCTCCCCTGGAGCAGATCTGCGACCTTGCCGAGGAGTACGGGGCGATGGTCCTCGTCGACGACTCGCACGCGGTCGGGTTCATCGGCGCCGGGGGCGGTGGCACCCCCGAGGCCTGCGGGGTCGCCGACCGGGTGGACCTGCTCACCGGAACCCTCGGCAAGGCTCTGGGTGGTGCCAGTGGCGGCTACGTCTGCGGACCGGCGGAGGTGGTCGCCCTGCTGCGTCAGCGTTCCCGGCCGTACCTCTTCTCCAATGCCCTCGCCCCGGTGGTGGCCGCTGGTTCGCTCAAGGCCATCGAGATCGCCCGGACATCCACGGATGCCCGGGCGACCCTGCGGCGCAACACCGCCCTCTTCCGTGAGCTGATGGCCGACGCCGGCTTCGACCTGCTGCCGGGCGAGCACCCGATCGTGCCGGTGATGTTCCCCGGTGAGGACGGCGCCCGTCAGGCGGGTCAGATCGCCGATGCCATGCTCGAGCACGGCGTGTACGTCATCGCCTTCTCCTACCCGGTCGTCCCCCAGGGCGCCGCCCGCATCCGTGTGCAGCTCTCCGCCGCGCACAGCGAGGAGGATGTGCGGACCTGCGTGGCCGCGTTCGTCACGGCCCGGACCGAGGTGCTCGGAGACGCCTGA
- the tdh gene encoding L-threonine 3-dehydrogenase, producing the protein MRALVKPRPGPGLELVDVPEPTPGPDDVKIRVLRAGLCGTDLHLHGWDEWAAGAVPTTPQVIGHEFYGEVVEVGATVTSVAVGDRVSGEGHLVCGSCRNCRAGRRHLCINTVGIGVNRDGAFADFVVIPAANAWVHTGAIDPDLGAIFDPLGNAVHTTLSFPLAGEDVVVTGAGPIGVMAAAIARHVGARYIAVTDLSDRRLELAGAAGADLLVNAASSDLAAAMRELGMKEGFDVGLEMSGAPPAVADMLDNLNHGGRIAMLGLPKDPYPIDWSKVITHMITIKGIYGREMYDTWYTMGAMLSTSPALRETISSVITHRFPAQQWEDAFATAASGECGKVIMDWS; encoded by the coding sequence ATGCGAGCACTGGTCAAACCCCGACCCGGCCCCGGCCTCGAGCTGGTCGATGTCCCCGAACCCACCCCGGGCCCCGACGACGTGAAGATCCGTGTGCTGCGGGCCGGCCTCTGCGGGACCGACCTCCACCTGCACGGCTGGGACGAGTGGGCGGCGGGTGCCGTGCCCACGACGCCGCAGGTGATCGGGCACGAGTTCTACGGCGAGGTCGTGGAGGTGGGCGCGACGGTGACCAGCGTCGCGGTCGGTGACCGCGTCTCCGGGGAGGGCCATCTCGTCTGCGGCTCGTGTCGCAACTGCCGGGCCGGTCGGCGTCACCTGTGCATCAACACCGTCGGCATCGGCGTCAACCGTGACGGGGCCTTCGCCGACTTCGTCGTCATCCCCGCCGCGAACGCCTGGGTGCACACCGGCGCCATCGACCCGGACCTCGGGGCGATCTTCGACCCGCTGGGCAACGCCGTCCACACGACCCTCTCCTTCCCCCTGGCCGGCGAGGACGTCGTGGTCACCGGCGCCGGGCCGATCGGGGTCATGGCGGCCGCCATCGCCCGGCACGTGGGCGCCCGGTACATCGCCGTGACCGACCTGTCCGACCGGCGTCTGGAGCTGGCCGGGGCGGCGGGAGCCGACCTGCTCGTCAACGCCGCCTCCTCCGACCTCGCAGCCGCGATGCGCGAGCTGGGCATGAAGGAGGGCTTCGACGTGGGCCTGGAGATGTCCGGCGCTCCCCCGGCGGTGGCCGACATGCTCGACAACCTCAATCACGGAGGGCGCATCGCGATGCTCGGCCTCCCGAAGGACCCCTACCCCATCGACTGGTCGAAGGTCATCACCCACATGATCACGATCAAGGGGATCTACGGCCGCGAGATGTACGACACCTGGTACACGATGGGCGCGATGCTCTCCACCTCTCCCGCGCTGCGCGAGACCATCTCGTCGGTCATCACCCACCGCTTCCCCGCACAGCAGTGGGAGGACGCGTTCGCCACCGCCGCCTCGGGAGAGTGCGGCAAGGTCATCATGGACTGGAGCTGA